In Nerophis ophidion isolate RoL-2023_Sa linkage group LG02, RoL_Noph_v1.0, whole genome shotgun sequence, one DNA window encodes the following:
- the LOC133544971 gene encoding activin receptor type-1B-like, with protein MAHSRMSQALLTWLVLRRSCEALWCNCTTARCEKTGFQCETDGACMASTSFLDGQEQHLRTCITRDKLEPPGQPFYCLSADGLVNILCCYSDYCNSMDLKVPSVTTQSAPGGGSGPGGPWGPVELVAVIAGPLLLLCLLLLVGVFMCQRQRRACGRRQRLGLEDPSCDNLYMPNDGTLQDLIYDLSTSGSGSGLPLFVQRTVARTIVLQDVIGKGRFGEVWRGRWRGGDVAVKIFSSREERSWFREAEIYQTIMIRHENILGFIAADNKDNGTWTQLWLVSDYHEHGSLFDYLNRYAVTSEGMIKLALTAASGLAHLHMEILGTQGKPGIAHRDLKSKNILVKKNCTCAIADLGLAVRHDAITDTIDMAPNQRVGTKRYMAPEVLDESINMTHFDSFKCADIYALGLVYWEMARRCNSGGVHQEYQLPYYDLVPSDPSVDEMKKVVCEQKIRPDISNWWQSHETLRVMGKIMRECWYANGAARLTALRIKKSLSQLSVKEDIKV; from the exons ATGGCACATTCACGGATGTCACAGGCGCTGCTCACCTGGCTGGTCCTGCGGAGAAGCTGTGAAG CTCTTTGGTGCAACTGCACCACAGCCCGGTGCGAGAAGACGGGCTTCCAGTGCGAGACGGACGGCGCCTGCATGGCCTCCACCTCCTTCCTGGACGGCCAGGAGCAGCACCTTCGCACTTGCATCACCAGAGACAAACTTGAGCCTCCTGGTCAGCCTTTCTACTGCCTCAGTGCAGATGGCCTGGTCAACATCCTGTGCTGCTACAGCGACTACTGCAACAGCATGGACCTCAAAGTACCCTCCG TGACCACTCAGTCGGCCCCCGGGGGTGGTtcgggcccaggtgggccgtggGGGCCGGTGGAACTGGTCGCCGTGATCGCGGGGCCGCTCCTGCTGCTTTGTTTACTGCTGCTGGTGGGCGTCTTCATGTGTCAACGCCAGCGCCGGGCCTGCGGGCGCAGACAGAGGCTGGGGCTGGAAGACCCCTCCTGCGACAATCTTTACATGCCTAACGACGGGACACTGCAAGACCTCATTTACGACCTGTCCACATCTGGTTCAGGCTCAG GCCTGCCTCTGTTCGTCCAAAGGACGGTCGCAAGAACAATTGTCCTGCAAGACGTCATCGGTAAGGGGCGTTTCGGCGAGGTGTGGCGAGGCCGTTGGAGGGGCGGTGATGTGGCGGTGAAAATCTTCTCGTCCCGAGAAGAGCGCTCCTGGTTCCGTGAGGCTGAGATCTATCAGACCATCATGATACGACATGAGAACATCCTGGGTTTTATCGCTGCCGACAACAAAG ACAACGGCACGTGGACTCAGCTGTGGTTGGTGTCAGACTACCACGAGCACGGCTCCCTGTTTGACTACCTCAACCGCTACGCCGTCACGTCGGAAGGAATGATCAAACTGGCCCTGACGGCTGCCAGCGGCCTGGCACATCTGCACATGGAGATACTCGGAACACAAG GAAAGCCTGGCATCGCACACCGAGACTTGAAGTCCAAGAACATCCTGGTGAAGAAGAACTGCACCTGTGCCATTGCCGACCTGGGTTTGGCGGTCCGTCACGACGCCATCACAGACACCATCGACATGGCCCCCAACCAGCGAGTGGGAACCAAGAG GTACATGGCCCCGGAGGTCCTGGACGAGAGCATCAACATGACGCACTTCGACTCCTTCAAGTGTGCCGACATCTACGCTTTGGGTCTGGTCTATTGGGAGATGGCACGGCGCTGCAACAGCGGAG GTGTCCACCAGGAATATCAGCTGCCATACTACGACCTGGTGCCCTCCGACCCCTCGGTGGACGAGATGAAGAAGGTGGTGTGCGAGCAAAAGATACGACCAGACATCTCCAACTGGTGGCAGAGCCATGAG ACTCTGCGGGTTATGGGCAAGATCATGAGGGAGTGCTGGTATGCCAACGGTGCTGCCCGACTGACCGCCCTGCGCATCAAAAAGAGCCTTTCCCAGCTGAGTGTCAAAGAAGACATTAAAGTCTGA